A stretch of Aphanothece sacrum FPU1 DNA encodes these proteins:
- a CDS encoding DUF3134 domain-containing protein, which yields MYNTNPSVRYEPRYEPAAVIPIKQNSSILDWLEATNRLIPRENEDSHAALEEDVEISDLIEVDDNYDDDDELDLSDED from the coding sequence ATGTATAATACAAATCCTTCTGTACGTTATGAACCCCGCTATGAACCGGCCGCGGTTATTCCCATTAAACAAAATTCCTCTATACTCGACTGGTTAGAAGCAACAAATCGTTTAATTCCCCGTGAAAATGAAGATTCTCACGCAGCATTAGAGGAAGATGTGGAAATCTCAGATTTAATCGAAGTTGATGATAACTACGATGATGATGATGAACTTGATTTATCTGACGAAGACTAA
- a CDS encoding cyclic nucleotide-binding domain-containing protein: MHRVRWCLTCGWLLLIFSLFYDPISPLLTDPNSIWSPFKVNPQVCISVQGECIKQSSYAMGASLFWGLIVPCGVFFLLVFGHEFWRRICPLSFMSQLFRGLGKQRQRKRVNPKTGQIHYELVKIKADSWLGRNYLKLQFALLYVGVCGRILFYDSSRIILGIFLLFSIGSAILVGYLYGGKAWCQYFCPMAPVQEFYGEPRGLLNSVAHEGKQAIITQSMCRRQNSDGTEVSACVACHSPCIDIDAERTYWDWVKKPDYKFLYYTYAGLVVGFFVYYYLYSGNWNYLLSGAWTRQENQLETLFNPGFYLFNTPIPIPKLVAAPLTVALFSALGYFIGIQLDKFYKSYQLQRNPILTPQQLQHQIYTLTTFWVFNFFFIFAGRSYIGKLPLGLQYLFNVMLVVVSTLWLYRTWGRSPEGYARESLASRLRQQLTRLQLDVSRFLEGRSLESLNADEVYVLAKILPGFTGDKRLEAYKGILRDSLEEGYVNSTSSLEVLQQMRQELGISEQEHLTILTELGVEDPDLLDPNQQRSRENQLRLQSFRQRIRGMVTNKRRRGATGLGRELLKVVKKEKSISDVLDKEGGTVESLSQEYGITLEEEAKILGNLDEEEQRLRRSNILLRQLQDLWEVEQALLYPPSSLDIPYLKTGLGILCSTVAQKQRVIAKGVLKILEQWDSGTEATRIALALGSLTVSVLPELLEDREQNWEQRLNPTLISRLQQQLKQENDTPTNVPNDVMVSYLETLLAEPDSLTKAVSLYLLAQLNLERGQQQARQLLDSYLMLNPSLKETAQQILTTATENESRVVTPLERLLYLSSCDLLKTLKAESLMELAYQVPFKNYQQSDIIWEQGEISKDLLLLLEGTVECQRMDEEGELNIEEIKSVQLLNELEILGNMEVRGTFVVTSNLAYVLVIEGTMFNELLGQDKGFSRKVIEQESRRLQQLQHLTSS, from the coding sequence ATGCACAGGGTCAGATGGTGTCTGACTTGTGGTTGGTTGCTGTTAATTTTTTCCTTATTTTATGACCCTATTTCTCCCCTTTTAACCGACCCTAACAGCATTTGGAGTCCTTTTAAAGTTAATCCTCAAGTCTGTATTTCAGTTCAAGGGGAATGTATAAAACAAAGTTCTTATGCTATGGGAGCTTCATTATTTTGGGGATTAATTGTTCCTTGTGGGGTCTTTTTCTTATTAGTTTTTGGACATGAATTTTGGCGAAGAATTTGCCCTTTGAGTTTTATGTCCCAACTATTTAGAGGATTAGGTAAACAGCGTCAACGAAAACGAGTTAATCCTAAAACAGGACAAATTCATTATGAATTAGTCAAAATTAAAGCAGATTCTTGGTTAGGACGCAACTATCTTAAACTCCAATTTGCGCTTTTATATGTGGGAGTTTGTGGTCGTATTTTATTTTATGATTCTAGTCGCATCATATTAGGTATTTTTTTACTATTTAGTATTGGTAGCGCGATTTTAGTCGGTTATCTCTACGGGGGTAAAGCTTGGTGTCAATATTTTTGTCCTATGGCTCCAGTACAAGAATTTTATGGGGAACCCAGAGGACTTCTTAATAGTGTCGCTCATGAAGGAAAACAGGCAATAATTACTCAATCAATGTGTCGTCGTCAAAACTCTGACGGAACGGAGGTGAGTGCTTGTGTCGCTTGTCATAGTCCTTGTATAGATATTGATGCAGAACGCACCTATTGGGATTGGGTCAAAAAACCTGATTATAAGTTTCTTTACTATACTTATGCTGGGTTAGTTGTTGGATTTTTTGTGTATTATTACCTTTATTCTGGTAATTGGAATTATCTTTTATCAGGGGCCTGGACAAGACAAGAAAATCAATTAGAGACATTATTTAATCCGGGATTTTATCTATTTAATACTCCTATTCCTATTCCTAAATTAGTCGCTGCTCCCTTGACTGTTGCGCTTTTTAGTGCATTAGGATATTTTATAGGAATTCAACTTGATAAATTCTATAAAAGTTATCAATTACAGCGTAATCCTATTTTAACTCCCCAACAATTACAACATCAAATTTATACCTTAACAACCTTTTGGGTATTTAATTTCTTTTTCATTTTTGCGGGACGTTCTTATATTGGCAAATTACCTTTAGGGTTACAATATTTATTTAATGTTATGTTAGTTGTGGTGAGTACCCTTTGGTTATATCGAACCTGGGGACGCAGTCCTGAAGGTTATGCTCGTGAAAGTTTGGCCAGTCGTCTACGTCAACAATTAACTCGTTTACAATTAGATGTTTCTCGTTTTTTAGAAGGTCGTTCCTTAGAATCTTTGAATGCAGATGAAGTGTATGTTTTAGCAAAAATTCTGCCAGGTTTTACGGGAGATAAACGACTCGAAGCATATAAAGGAATTTTACGGGATTCTTTAGAAGAAGGCTATGTTAACTCTACAAGTAGTTTAGAAGTCTTGCAACAGATGCGTCAAGAATTAGGAATTAGCGAACAAGAACACTTGACGATTTTAACAGAATTAGGAGTAGAAGACCCCGATTTACTTGATCCTAATCAACAACGAAGTCGTGAAAATCAATTACGTTTACAAAGTTTTCGTCAACGAATTCGGGGAATGGTAACGAATAAACGAAGACGAGGAGCAACAGGATTAGGTCGAGAATTATTAAAGGTAGTTAAGAAGGAAAAATCTATTTCTGATGTGTTAGATAAAGAAGGAGGAACAGTAGAATCTCTTTCTCAAGAGTATGGTATTACTTTAGAAGAAGAAGCCAAGATTTTGGGTAATTTAGATGAGGAGGAACAACGCTTACGTCGTAGTAATATATTATTACGTCAATTACAAGATTTATGGGAAGTCGAACAAGCTTTATTATATCCTCCGTCTTCCTTAGATATTCCTTATCTTAAAACAGGATTAGGGATTCTATGTTCAACAGTAGCTCAAAAACAACGAGTAATTGCTAAAGGGGTTCTCAAAATTTTAGAACAATGGGACTCAGGAACAGAAGCAACTCGTATTGCTTTAGCTTTAGGGAGTTTAACTGTGTCTGTTTTACCAGAATTACTCGAAGATAGAGAACAAAACTGGGAACAACGACTCAATCCTACCCTAATATCTCGTTTACAACAACAGCTAAAGCAAGAAAATGATACACCAACAAATGTGCCTAATGATGTTATGGTTAGCTACTTAGAAACCTTATTAGCAGAACCCGATTCTTTAACCAAGGCAGTTAGTTTATATTTATTAGCTCAACTTAATCTCGAACGAGGACAACAACAAGCGCGTCAACTGTTAGACTCTTATTTAATGTTGAATCCTTCTCTAAAAGAAACCGCCCAACAAATTTTAACAACAGCAACAGAAAATGAATCTAGGGTAGTAACACCATTAGAAAGACTGTTATATTTGTCGAGTTGTGACTTATTAAAGACATTAAAAGCTGAGAGTTTGATGGAATTAGCTTATCAAGTTCCCTTTAAAAATTATCAGCAATCAGATATTATTTGGGAACAAGGAGAAATCAGCAAAGATTTATTACTGTTGCTTGAGGGGACAGTTGAGTGTCAACGTATGGATGAGGAGGGAGAATTAAATATTGAGGAAATAAAATCAGTTCAACTATTAAATGAATTGGAAATTTTAGGTAATATGGAAGTCAGAGGGACATTTGTGGTAACTTCTAATCTAGCTTATGTATTAGTCATTGAAGGAACAATGTTTAATGAACTTCTGGGCCAAGATAAAGGATTTTCTCGTAAAGTTATTGAACAAGAAAGCCGTCGTTTACAACAATTACAACACTTAACCAGTTCATGA
- the mraY gene encoding phospho-N-acetylmuramoyl-pentapeptide-transferase: MDTKFFPSTSLKQPSGNSLLILLTLLLCFLSLSLIQMFSSATISGFSLLFPLGVSAALSGLLGYGVVPLLRRLKTGQVIQEDGPQTHLTKAGTPTMGGIFFVPVAVIVALIWSKLEPSVVAVSLVTLAYLAIGWIDDWQILRQQSNKGLTPRMKLILQIAIAVIFCLWMVATQPSSLTNIALPGSLILPLGVFFWLLAGFVMVAESNATNLTDGVDGLAAGTGALAFLGLGALVAASSPGLMIFCACMSGGCLGFVVHNRNPAKVFMGDTGSLALGGSLAAVGILSGNLWGLFILSGIFFVESLSVIAQVSYYKATKGPDGKGKRLLKMAPLHHHLELSGWAETQIVGIFYLINAGLALCAVILS, encoded by the coding sequence GTGGATACTAAATTCTTTCCTTCAACCTCCCTCAAACAACCATCAGGAAACAGTTTGCTCATTTTATTAACCTTACTGTTATGTTTTCTTAGTTTGAGTCTGATTCAAATGTTTTCCTCTGCAACTATTTCCGGGTTTTCTCTCCTGTTTCCTTTAGGAGTATCTGCGGCCTTGAGTGGCCTCCTTGGATATGGAGTAGTTCCCCTATTACGAAGACTCAAAACGGGTCAAGTCATTCAAGAAGATGGCCCCCAAACCCATCTAACTAAAGCTGGAACCCCCACTATGGGGGGTATCTTTTTTGTCCCTGTAGCTGTTATTGTTGCCTTAATTTGGTCAAAATTAGAGCCTTCTGTGGTTGCAGTTTCTCTAGTGACCTTAGCTTATTTAGCCATTGGTTGGATTGACGATTGGCAAATTCTACGGCAACAATCTAATAAGGGTCTAACCCCCCGCATGAAACTAATCTTACAAATTGCGATCGCGGTTATTTTTTGTCTCTGGATGGTTGCAACTCAACCATCGAGTTTAACGAATATTGCCTTACCGGGTTCTCTAATTTTACCCTTGGGTGTTTTCTTTTGGTTACTAGCAGGTTTTGTCATGGTAGCTGAAAGTAACGCCACTAACCTCACTGATGGAGTAGATGGGTTGGCCGCAGGAACAGGGGCCTTAGCATTTCTGGGGTTAGGGGCCTTAGTTGCTGCTAGTTCTCCAGGGTTAATGATTTTTTGTGCTTGCATGAGTGGTGGTTGCTTAGGGTTTGTCGTCCATAACCGCAATCCTGCTAAGGTGTTTATGGGAGATACAGGATCTCTAGCGTTAGGGGGTTCTTTAGCTGCTGTAGGCATTTTAAGCGGTAATCTGTGGGGATTATTTATTCTTAGTGGTATTTTCTTTGTTGAATCTCTATCCGTAATTGCTCAAGTCAGTTATTATAAAGCCACTAAAGGGCCAGACGGAAAAGGCAAACGACTCTTAAAAATGGCACCTTTGCATCATCATTTAGAATTAAGTGGTTGGGCCGAAACTCAAATTGTAGGAATCTTTTATCTAATTAATGCAGGGTTAGCTTTATGCGCCGTGATTTTATCTTAA
- a CDS encoding FeoC-like transcriptional regulator: protein MNQFSSNESSKSSGLSFRDLQKLPETQQQLINWIRRQNQANLLDIAIHLCQDEDTALQMLTPLIEKGFLEEIIENNERYYRVTYPPKRGQPLFKKLMDKKKASATSQEEKPEDENPLTMDNGQ, encoded by the coding sequence ATGAATCAATTCTCGTCTAACGAGTCATCGAAATCCTCTGGGTTAAGTTTTCGGGACTTGCAAAAACTTCCGGAAACTCAACAGCAATTGATTAATTGGATTCGTCGTCAAAATCAAGCTAATTTACTCGATATTGCCATTCATCTTTGTCAAGATGAAGATACAGCTTTGCAAATGTTGACCCCATTGATTGAAAAAGGATTTCTTGAGGAAATTATTGAAAATAATGAACGATATTATCGGGTGACTTATCCCCCAAAAAGAGGACAACCTTTGTTCAAAAAGTTGATGGATAAAAAGAAAGCTTCTGCAACTTCTCAAGAAGAAAAACCAGAAGACGAAAATCCTTTAACAATGGACAATGGACAATGA
- a CDS encoding M10 family metallopeptidase, with protein MEKPIKVLANVIDKPLNSPEDLIGSELREQLNQVTLDNFQFLPPVIKVIKENFTSSFEQTKEQLKENLSSSNDFNLEVKINTNKTSNLGNTSSLNSLKELELQSNSSELLNHQDKLINLSSETNLKTDNNILLNQTSGWLGNDNLQIDHSLSTLNLRCNCPNCSSPLSTNEVPRKLVTSTSNTTTQNNSTITTPPINTLLSGYQWTLNSTNPVITYSFYENDVFKGAYSGSETGVKEVSEGVKSNVRSIMNWIKTIINVDFQEVMETNTNTFGTIRFMDSSTPGYAYAYYPHVSDLGGDVHLKTSYDYRGDTNGFQNSAGSHGYTTLIHEIGHALGLKHSFADPNILSPQLDNSNNTVMGYNFLYGDASTAATFMPFDIAALQSLYGKNQTYNSGNTTYVFTSSVDKFTVNGQSLINTTDNIKQTIWDGGGTDTIDLLQLVGNTEGYRIDLNPGGFITNSTVYDNTNYTVNGVNYKSTRFGTTIAYDANIENLVTSRSSDTIYLNNNANFISGYSSKRLTGNDVIFNGTSQDTLRVEYDVKAVTSSQIGNDLRLILGSNGSILVKDYYLNTSNQIKIVYNNSLPTTTTSTTGNSTATNTLTPTTNLTTTTPTAPKNSLSLTSQNIIAQIISDTGIDVTGVKQNKSLVGQSSQVDILSGSKAADTFVLGDKTIAYYAQTQFQDFALIEEFNAQHGDIIQLHGQASSYDFVSLNQEKYEGIAIIDKTQNTPDLIAVVQGIDDLTATSTAISFV; from the coding sequence ATGGAAAAACCCATTAAAGTTTTGGCAAATGTTATTGATAAACCCCTTAACTCTCCCGAAGATTTAATCGGTTCAGAATTACGAGAACAGCTAAATCAAGTGACCTTAGATAATTTTCAGTTTTTGCCTCCTGTCATTAAAGTTATTAAAGAGAATTTCACTTCATCATTCGAGCAGACAAAAGAACAATTAAAAGAAAATTTATCTTCTTCTAATGATTTTAATTTAGAGGTTAAAATCAACACAAATAAAACTTCAAATTTAGGAAATACTTCTTCTCTGAATTCCCTAAAAGAATTAGAATTGCAGAGTAATTCTAGCGAATTATTGAATCATCAAGATAAGCTCATCAACTTATCATCTGAGACTAATTTAAAGACAGATAATAATATTTTACTCAATCAGACTAGTGGATGGCTAGGAAATGATAATCTGCAGATTGATCATAGTTTATCTACCCTCAATTTGCGATGTAATTGTCCCAATTGTTCTAGCCCTCTTTCCACTAATGAAGTTCCACGAAAGTTAGTTACTAGCACTAGCAATACTACCACACAGAATAATTCCACCATCACGACACCTCCGATTAATACCCTTCTCTCAGGATATCAATGGACACTTAACTCGACTAATCCTGTTATCACTTATAGCTTTTATGAAAATGATGTCTTTAAAGGGGCTTATTCTGGATCTGAAACAGGAGTAAAAGAAGTTAGTGAAGGAGTTAAAAGCAATGTAAGATCTATTATGAATTGGATTAAAACTATTATTAATGTAGATTTCCAAGAAGTAATGGAAACTAACACTAATACTTTTGGTACAATTCGTTTTATGGACTCTAGTACGCCGGGTTATGCCTATGCTTATTATCCTCATGTTTCTGATTTAGGTGGGGATGTTCATCTTAAGACAAGTTACGATTATAGAGGGGATACTAATGGGTTTCAAAATTCTGCTGGGTCTCATGGTTATACGACCTTAATTCATGAAATTGGTCATGCGTTAGGATTAAAACATTCTTTTGCAGACCCTAATATCTTATCCCCACAATTAGATAATAGTAATAATACAGTGATGGGTTATAACTTCCTATATGGAGATGCTAGTACCGCCGCAACATTTATGCCCTTTGATATCGCTGCTTTACAGTCACTTTATGGCAAAAATCAAACCTATAATTCAGGAAATACAACTTATGTCTTTACCAGTAGCGTTGATAAATTTACCGTTAACGGCCAATCCTTAATTAATACTACTGATAATATTAAGCAAACCATTTGGGATGGAGGGGGGACTGATACAATAGATTTACTTCAATTAGTTGGTAATACTGAAGGTTATCGTATTGACTTAAATCCTGGGGGATTTATTACGAATAGTACTGTTTATGACAACACTAACTATACAGTCAATGGAGTGAATTATAAATCGACTCGTTTTGGCACAACTATTGCTTACGATGCAAACATTGAAAATCTTGTTACTTCCCGAAGTAGCGATACCATTTATCTGAATAATAACGCTAATTTTATCAGTGGTTATAGTTCTAAGCGATTAACTGGTAATGATGTTATTTTCAATGGAACCAGTCAAGATACATTAAGGGTAGAATATGATGTAAAGGCAGTAACTTCTAGCCAAATTGGAAATGATTTACGTTTGATATTAGGAAGTAATGGTTCGATTCTTGTGAAAGATTACTATCTTAATACAAGCAATCAAATCAAGATTGTTTATAATAATTCCCTTCCTACGACTACTACTTCCACTACGGGTAATTCCACAGCTACCAATACTCTTACTCCCACTACTAATCTGACTACCACAACTCCAACTGCACCGAAAAACAGTCTTAGTCTTACTAGCCAAAATATCATAGCTCAAATTATTTCTGATACCGGAATAGATGTAACAGGAGTTAAGCAAAATAAATCATTAGTTGGACAGTCATCACAAGTCGATATTTTATCAGGAAGCAAAGCTGCAGATACCTTCGTTTTAGGTGATAAAACCATTGCTTATTATGCTCAGACTCAGTTCCAAGACTTTGCTTTAATTGAAGAATTTAATGCACAACATGGAGATATTATTCAACTGCATGGTCAAGCAAGTTCATATGATTTTGTCTCCTTAAACCAGGAAAAATATGAAGGGATAGCTATTATTGATAAAACTCAAAATACGCCAGATTTAATTGCCGTTGTGCAAGGAATTGATGATTTAACTGCTACTAGCACAGCAATTAGTTTTGTTTAA